A single genomic interval of Ignavibacteriota bacterium harbors:
- the hpnD gene encoding presqualene diphosphate synthase HpnD has product MGLILNALPTEIALKDSASSFRFSFSFLPKQQRDALRTVYAFCRETDDIVDNPGDLPTKFERLQQWRAELGKALEGSSEYAMLNQLGSIAKRFKIPVVHFYELIKGVEMDLVKNRYETFEELKEYCYHVASSVGLMSLEIFGSRNAKTKEYAVNLGIALQLTNILRDVGLDAKYGRIYLPLEDIRKFNLSEESILNNSYNEKFVSLMMYESQRAEEYFRKAQESLPTDDKRAMFAAKIMERIYFHTLERIKDVNFNVFDQRVAVPKYQQFLIAIKYWVKQSLFGL; this is encoded by the coding sequence GTGGGACTTATCCTGAACGCACTTCCGACTGAGATTGCTCTCAAAGATAGCGCATCGAGTTTCCGGTTCTCGTTTTCGTTTTTACCGAAACAACAACGGGACGCGTTGCGCACCGTGTACGCGTTCTGCCGCGAGACAGACGACATCGTTGATAACCCCGGCGACTTACCGACAAAGTTTGAACGGCTTCAACAATGGCGGGCGGAACTTGGGAAAGCGTTGGAGGGAAGTTCTGAGTATGCGATGCTCAACCAACTCGGTTCGATTGCGAAGCGATTCAAAATTCCTGTCGTTCATTTTTATGAACTCATCAAGGGAGTAGAAATGGATTTGGTGAAGAACCGGTACGAAACGTTCGAGGAACTGAAAGAATATTGTTATCACGTCGCTTCATCTGTCGGCTTGATGAGTTTGGAAATTTTCGGTTCACGAAATGCAAAGACGAAAGAGTACGCGGTCAATCTTGGCATCGCACTGCAACTTACCAACATTCTCCGCGATGTGGGACTCGATGCAAAGTACGGAAGAATTTATTTGCCGCTTGAAGATATACGAAAATTCAATCTTTCAGAAGAATCAATCCTCAATAATTCCTACAATGAAAAATTCGTTTCGTTGATGATGTACGAATCCCAACGTGCAGAAGAATATTTCAGGAAAGCGCAAGAGTCACTTCCGACGGATGACAAGCGAGCAATGTTTGCCGCGAAGATTATGGAGCGAATTTATTTTCACACGCTCGAACGAATCAAGGATGTCAACTTCAACGTCTTCGACCAACGCGTTGCCGTCCCGAAGTACCAGCAATTTTTGATTGCAATAAAGTATTGGGTGAAGCAATCGCTCTTTGGTCTCTAA
- a CDS encoding oleate hydratase, producing the protein MNQLTKPHIQHPASHNDVIIIGGGLSGLAAAVELASRGAQVKLFEQSPKLGGRCYSFIDEKTGDVVDNGQHVLVGAYHNTLRYLEMIGTRSLLKEQSKLSLPFFHPQKGFHTFSVSSLPKPFHLTAGMLKFSLLSFWERKRLLNVGLELQRWNKEKEQKLAHLTIDEWLTSLNQSEEAKKCFWNPISISVMNELPERASALLFARSLRSTFLGKKSDSALLIPTVGQTELYATPAEEFLKRHKAKIFLNAQVEKIICKNGKAIGIEVGGKLIKAERIISTVPYFALQSLLPDDVQRTEPFNHLHRFKSSPIVSIHLWFEKELMEEDFVGLIDMKLQWIFNRRKIIGSPPAGGLQLISAVISGAHEEVKLSKEELVELAMKDLHKIYPKTQNSKPKTSVVIKEKRATFSPTNDIEPFRPNTVSPVHNLFLAGDWTNTGLPATIEGAVMSGFVAARRCV; encoded by the coding sequence ATTAACCAATTAACAAAACCCCATATCCAACATCCCGCATCCCATAACGATGTCATCATCATCGGCGGAGGACTCAGCGGACTTGCCGCCGCAGTCGAACTTGCATCACGCGGCGCACAGGTAAAACTGTTTGAGCAATCCCCAAAGTTGGGGGGAAGATGTTATTCTTTCATTGATGAAAAAACCGGAGACGTTGTTGATAACGGACAGCATGTCTTAGTCGGCGCATACCACAACACGCTCCGATACTTAGAAATGATTGGAACGCGTTCGCTGTTGAAAGAGCAGAGCAAACTTTCGCTTCCGTTCTTCCATCCGCAAAAAGGATTTCACACGTTTTCCGTCTCGTCGCTCCCGAAACCGTTTCATCTTACCGCCGGAATGTTGAAGTTTTCTCTCCTTTCATTTTGGGAACGAAAGAGATTGCTGAATGTCGGATTGGAGTTACAACGTTGGAATAAAGAGAAAGAACAAAAACTTGCCCACCTGACGATTGATGAATGGTTGACAAGTCTCAACCAATCGGAAGAAGCGAAGAAATGTTTCTGGAATCCGATTTCGATTTCTGTGATGAATGAATTACCGGAGCGGGCATCGGCGTTGTTGTTTGCGCGCTCGCTTCGTTCTACATTTCTTGGAAAGAAATCTGACTCCGCATTGCTCATTCCAACGGTCGGGCAAACAGAGTTGTACGCAACACCTGCTGAAGAATTTCTGAAACGACACAAAGCGAAAATCTTTCTCAACGCTCAGGTGGAAAAGATTATCTGCAAGAATGGAAAAGCAATCGGCATTGAAGTAGGAGGGAAACTCATCAAAGCAGAACGAATCATCAGCACGGTTCCGTATTTTGCCCTGCAAAGTTTATTGCCTGATGATGTACAACGAACTGAGCCGTTCAACCATTTGCATAGATTCAAATCATCGCCGATTGTTTCGATTCACCTCTGGTTCGAGAAGGAATTGATGGAGGAAGACTTTGTCGGGTTGATTGATATGAAGTTGCAGTGGATATTTAATCGCCGAAAAATTATTGGTAGTCCACCTGCAGGTGGACTCCAACTGATTTCCGCTGTCATCAGCGGCGCGCATGAAGAAGTAAAATTATCGAAGGAAGAACTTGTTGAACTCGCAATGAAAGACCTTCACAAAATATATCCCAAAACTCAAAACTCAAAACCCAAAACCTCAGTTGTTATCAAAGAAAAGCGTGCAACATTCTCACCAACAAACGACATTGAACCATTTCGCCCGAACACCGTTTCCCCGGTTCACAAT